The genomic region GATCCAAAAACAGTTGGAAGCAGTGGGCATTCGGGTGGATCTGGTCAACATGGAGCAGACAACCATGGACACTAAATTGAAGCAATGGAAATTCGACCTGGCTGTTTCCGGACACGGGGGTATATCCGGCGATCCGAGGATATTGAGCGAGATGATTTCTTCCCGGTACGGTGCCGGTTCCGTCAACAGCGCGCGTTACGATGAAAACACGGAATTGAACCGGTTGCTGGAGGAGCAGATGCGTGAAATGGATCCGGAAAAAAGGAAGGCCATCGTCTTCAAAATTCAGGAACTATACGCTTGGGATTTACCGGCGATTTCCCTCTATTACCCGGAGTCCATGACCGCTTACGCTCCAGGCAAAGGAATCGAATGGTTCTATACAAAGGGTGGCATCGGCAAGGGTATCCCGATTGCCCAGAACAAAATATCCTTGATCAATTGATATGAGAAAAAGCTCTCATATACAGCTTGCAAGCGTATACCTTCTGGCCGGCCTGGTCATGACCTATGCCAGTTACCAGGTGCCCGCATACCTCCCCGGAGATTTTGTCACGGCCATGTATTCCAGTTCCAACGTGACCCTGACCGCCGATCAGGAAATACGGCTCCGGGCTTTCCATACCCGTGAGGAGGGGTTTAAAAGCTATCTTTTGAATCTCTTCCGCCTGAACTGGGGGTATTCCCATGCTTTTTTGGCGCCGGTCTCGGACCTGATTCTGGAAGCCCTCCCCTGGACCCTTCTGCTTTTGGGCAGCGCGCATTTGATCTCAATGTTCCTCGGCTTCATGGCCGGGGTGGAGGTCGCCTGGCGTCGAGGCGGTTTCCTGGAAAAAATCGGGGTGGGGTGTATGACCGTTTTGGAAGGAATACCCGAAATAGGAACCGGTGTCGTGCTGCTTCTGGTTTTTGTCCTTTACCTGGGATGGTTCCCGGCATCCGGGGCTGAAACCGCTTATGCGATTCATACTCCCCTGGAGCAGGTAGGGGACGTGGCACACCATCTCATCTTACCGCTTTTCACCCTTGTCCTGTCCTATTTCCCCGGCAACTTTCTTCTCACCCGCGCAAGTATGGCCATGGTACTCAAAGAGCAGTTCATACAAACCGCCCGGGCCAAAGGGCTTCCTCCGTCCCGAATTCGGTATGCACACGCTGCGCGAAATGCCCTGCTTCCGCTGGTCACGCGGTTTGGATTGCGAATTGCCTTTATGGTTACCGGGGCCCTGGTCGTAGAAACTATCTACGCCTATCCGGGACTGGGCACGCTCATGTTTAATGCGATTGCCGTGCGGGATTTGCCGCTGATCCAGGGCATTGTCCTTTTTTCCTCACTCACGATTCTTTTCATCAATCTGTTGCTTGAATATGTTTACGGCTGGTTGGACCCGCGGGTGAAAGATGCATATTAACGGTTGTCATAAACTGACTCGAGATTTCTGGTTTATATCGGGCATGGGACTGGGCCTTTTTTTGCTGTTTTTGATCCTGTTGGGCCCGCTCCTGGTTCCTCACGCTCCTTACGACACGTCCTTCCAGCCCTTCAGCCCGCCGTCGGCCGAGCACTGGCTGGGCGTCAACGACGGCGGGATGGATATCTTTTCAGAACTTCTTTACGGCCTGCGCAATACAGCAGACTTCGGCTTTCTGACCGGATTTGTTTCTCTTGTGCTGGGTGTGGCTTTCGGATTGGCCGCGGCCTGGTTCGGTGGATTGACGGATCAGATAATAATGCGAGTCGCCGATATTCTGCTGGCCATTCCCGCCGTGATGATCCTTATTATGACCGCTGCACTGTTTCGGCCATCGCCGATGACTCTGGCCCTGATTCTATCGATCATGCTATGGCCCACCACAGCCCGGGGCATTCGTTCCCAGGCCCTGGTAGTGAAGAATCGTCTTTACGTTCATGCGGTCAGGCAGATGGGTGCTTCCGGTGGGTATGTTGTCCTGAAACACCTGCTACCGGAGCTGTTTCCTCTTTATATTATCGGGTTTGCCGCCAAAACCCGCATGGCCATGTTCATGGAGGCCTCCCTGTCATTTCTGGGGTTGTTCGATCCGAGTCGAAAATCCCTCGGAAATATGATCAGCTATGCCCTCAAATATTATTATCTGGATATCTGGTGGAACTGGCTGCTTCCGCCTATTTTTCTTTTGACCCTGTTGATCCTGGCAGTAACCTTCCTGGCGGTCAGTCTGGAAAAGGTGTTTGATCCAAGATTGAAGGAGAGGTTTTGACACTTAGCATTGATCATTTGACCGTAACCTACCGGAACGGAGATAATGCGTTGCTGGCTCTGGATCGATTCAGCCTTTCGATGGCGCCTGGCCGAATCATGGCGCTGGTGGGTGAATCCGGTTCAGGGAAAACCACTCTGGCCAAGGCCATGATGGGACTTTTACCGGGTAATGCTGAAATTTTCGGAAGCGTGGCGCTTGGTAAAACCGAACTCATCGGCCTGGATGAAAAGAGCCTAAACAAGATCCGATGGGTACGGGTGGCTATGGTTTTTCAGAACGGGGCCATCAACCTCAATCCGCTCCACCACATTATTGACCAGGTGGCCGAACCTTTGATCCGGCACGGGCGTGGCAATAAAATCGAGGCAAGGCATCGATCCGAAAAAATACTGAAACAGATGGGACTCCGGCCGGAACATTCCCTGCGTTTTCCTCATGAATTAAGCGGTGGAGAGATTCAGCGGGTGCTTCTGGCCATGGCCTTGATCATGGATCCGGAAATTCTGATTTTAGACGAACCTACCTCGGCCCTGGACCCGGCGACCAAGGCGTTTGTGGCCCATGTGATTCGAGGTGTTCGCAACCAGGGCGTATCAGTCCTGCTCATCACCCATGATCTCGATCTGGTTGAAAAATTGGCAGACGATCTGGCCGTGCTTTATTTGGGACAGATCATGGAAATCATGCCGGCAAGGGATTTATTTCTGCATCCATTGCATCCTTATACATGGGCGCTGGGCCGGTCTTATCCCGGAATGGCGTCTTTGCGTGATCTTGGGGGCATTCGCGGAGACGCTTTTTATCGCATCAGGCATGAACACCTCCAGGCAGCTGACACGGCGGGGCCTCACACT from Desulfobacterales bacterium harbors:
- a CDS encoding ABC transporter permease, producing MRKSSHIQLASVYLLAGLVMTYASYQVPAYLPGDFVTAMYSSSNVTLTADQEIRLRAFHTREEGFKSYLLNLFRLNWGYSHAFLAPVSDLILEALPWTLLLLGSAHLISMFLGFMAGVEVAWRRGGFLEKIGVGCMTVLEGIPEIGTGVVLLLVFVLYLGWFPASGAETAYAIHTPLEQVGDVAHHLILPLFTLVLSYFPGNFLLTRASMAMVLKEQFIQTARAKGLPPSRIRYAHAARNALLPLVTRFGLRIAFMVTGALVVETIYAYPGLGTLMFNAIAVRDLPLIQGIVLFSSLTILFINLLLEYVYGWLDPRVKDAY
- a CDS encoding ABC transporter permease; protein product: MHINGCHKLTRDFWFISGMGLGLFLLFLILLGPLLVPHAPYDTSFQPFSPPSAEHWLGVNDGGMDIFSELLYGLRNTADFGFLTGFVSLVLGVAFGLAAAWFGGLTDQIIMRVADILLAIPAVMILIMTAALFRPSPMTLALILSIMLWPTTARGIRSQALVVKNRLYVHAVRQMGASGGYVVLKHLLPELFPLYIIGFAAKTRMAMFMEASLSFLGLFDPSRKSLGNMISYALKYYYLDIWWNWLLPPIFLLTLLILAVTFLAVSLEKVFDPRLKERF